GAATGCCGCGTTCAAGCTCGCCTGGTTCGAGAAGGCCGCCCGGACGGCGTCGAACTCCCTGGGGTCGGGGTTCCAGAGCGGGGACCATCGCCGATAGATGGCGGGGAGCGCTGCGAAGTCGTTGCGCGCGAAGCGGTTCGGCGCGCCCGGCAGCTTGTATGCTGCGAAATGGCGGGCGCCCCAAAGCTTCTTCAGCGACGGCTTGAGCGTTGCGGGGTGGGGGATGCCGATGGTGAACAGCTTCGTCACTCGATCCGGGCACAGCCCCGCCGCACCGTATGCCGCCGACGCTCCCCAGTCGTGCCCGATGACGATGGCGTCGCCGGCGCCGAGGGCTTCGATCAACGCAAGCGGATCGCGTGCCAGGGTCTCTTGATCGGGGTCTCGATCCGGGATCGCGCTGGGGTGGTATCCACGCATGAATGGGCTGACCGCACGGTATCCCTTGGCGGCGATCCGCGGGCGCAGATCGTCCCACGTGTGCGCCGTGTCGGGAAACCCGTGCAGCATGAGCACCAGCGGCCCGGAGCCCTCCTCGAGGTAGGCGAACCTCAGCCCGTTCGCTTCGGCGAAACGGATCTCGTTTGTCATGGCTTGGCGACACTACGCCGATTGCCACGCTGTGAACAGGTGTGGACCGATCAGGTCAGCGGGCGCCGATTGCGCGCAGGTGCGCTCGGAGAGGGCGCCGAACGCTTGTTGGTGGCCGGAGCTGGCCGAACCCGTCAGGATCAACCCGGATCGGCGCGCGTAGGAGAAGTATTCGGTCCGCGTCGCGTCGGCCGGTTTCCCGCTCAGCGTCGAGGTGAGCGCGTACCGGAAGCGCTGCGGCCCGTCGGCCGGGCGAGAATCCTCGAGGATGGTCACCGTGTACGCACCGGCGCCGGCGGTAGTGAAGCGTGAGCACCGCGACACCAGCGCAATCATCGCGTCGAACCCGGCTGGGTCGAATTCACGGCCGACCATCAGGCGGATGTCCTTACGGTCGGCGACGCCGTCCGGATCGGCGGTCGCCAGCACGTACAGCGCGGCAGCGATCAGCCGTGGCCACCGTTGCGAGGGGCCGCTCACATCGCACGCAGCCTTTGCAGTGTGCGAGCGGCGACTTGCCTCACCTGGTCGGCGTCGGAGCCCTCCATGTAAATGGAGCATTCCAGCAGGACACCGCGCACCGCGTAGTAGACGACGTGGTACGTCGACGGCGGATCGTGGCTGCCGCTGGTGGTGAAGGATGTGGTGACCGCGACGGCGGCGTCAGCGCCGGCGGCTGCGCGCGCTTCCACCAACCGTGGTGACGGTGCGCTCGTCTTTGACCTCGCCGTCACGGTCGTAGTTGGTGACGCGGTAGGCGCCGCATGGCCCGAGCCAGTCCAGATAGTTGGCGATCCGCGCCGGCCCGTCGGGGGCCACCCAGATCGCAAAGCGGCTATTGGGTCCGTGTTCACGTCGCTCCCGGTCGCCGCGGCATCCGCCGCCACGGCGTCCTGCACAACGATCTGGGGTACCGGTCGACCTCGACATAAGCGGCCAGGGATGCCCCAGACTGCTTCAGGATGTTAGGGATGTTGGCGCATGTGGCCGGCGTGTAGACGGCCACCGGGC
This is a stretch of genomic DNA from Mycobacterium lacus. It encodes these proteins:
- a CDS encoding alpha/beta fold hydrolase; translated protein: MTNEIRFAEANGLRFAYLEEGSGPLVLMLHGFPDTAHTWDDLRPRIAAKGYRAVSPFMRGYHPSAIPDRDPDQETLARDPLALIEALGAGDAIVIGHDWGASAAYGAAGLCPDRVTKLFTIGIPHPATLKPSLKKLWGARHFAAYKLPGAPNRFARNDFAALPAIYRRWSPLWNPDPREFDAVRAAFSNQASLNAAFGYYRKLSPILSASLKARITVPTVVFAGLDDPIVEPSDYRAAARMFEDEYVVEEVRGGHFMHREHPETFAERLLTHL